The following proteins are encoded in a genomic region of Tigriopus californicus strain San Diego chromosome 6, Tcal_SD_v2.1, whole genome shotgun sequence:
- the LOC131882244 gene encoding uncharacterized protein LOC131882244 isoform X1 gives MVLVSLLFFPVSSTQLEGSHLSTGSVPDQTRESFSPFPTTLRTARILGFRLHSRAFVNATIYQEPVQLKMAGFYLDPISKSSVLMSLVVLVGILGIALHPVQGSLMGKGLLLNSHHNDRPKPWDIHRRPNNYYHYDPVEESYWQPSEPTQDDDGEEPCVGLCYYRKLMNLESKMDGERRENEPMPEEIVFEELTTHKPCVGLCQYYRSLGIENPYEKRQVKRFALHSGGF, from the exons ATGGTGCTCGTctcgcttcttttttttcccgTTAGTTCGACCCAACTAGAAGGTTCACACTTGAGCACCGGGAGTGTGCCAGACCAGACACGTGAATCTTTTTCCCCATTTCCAACTACTTTGAGGACCGCCAGAATCTTGGGATTTCGACTACATTCCCGAGCGTTCGTCAACGCCACGATTTATCAAGAACCAGTTCAACTCAA AATGGCTGGCTTTTATCTGGATCCCATTTCCAAGAGCTCCGTTTTGATGTCTTTAGTTGTGTTGGTGGGCATTCTTGGGATTGCTCTCCATCCCGTTCAAGGGTCCTTAATGGGAAAAG GGCTTTTGTTAAACTCACACCACAACGATCGACCCAAACCTTGGGACATTCATCGACGGCCCAACAATTACTATCACTACGACCCAGTGGAAGAGTCCTATTGGCAACCCAGTG AGCCGACCCAAGATGATGACGGAGAAGAACCTTGTGTGGGTTTGTGTTACTACAGGAAACTTATGAACCTTGAGAGCAAAATGGACGGAGAGAGACGAGAGAATGAGCCCATGCCT GAGGAGATCGTCTTCGAGGAACTGACCACCCACAAGCCCTGCGTGGGCCTCTGTCAATACTATCGATCCTTGGGCATCGAAAATCCCTACGAGAAGCGTCAAGTGAAGCGCTTTGCCTTGCATTCCGGTGGCTTCTAA
- the LOC131882244 gene encoding uncharacterized protein LOC131882244 isoform X2 has protein sequence MAGFYLDPISKSSVLMSLVVLVGILGIALHPVQGSLMGKGLLLNSHHNDRPKPWDIHRRPNNYYHYDPVEESYWQPSEPTQDDDGEEPCVGLCYYRKLMNLESKMDGERRENEPMPEEIVFEELTTHKPCVGLCQYYRSLGIENPYEKRQVKRFALHSGGF, from the exons ATGGCTGGCTTTTATCTGGATCCCATTTCCAAGAGCTCCGTTTTGATGTCTTTAGTTGTGTTGGTGGGCATTCTTGGGATTGCTCTCCATCCCGTTCAAGGGTCCTTAATGGGAAAAG GGCTTTTGTTAAACTCACACCACAACGATCGACCCAAACCTTGGGACATTCATCGACGGCCCAACAATTACTATCACTACGACCCAGTGGAAGAGTCCTATTGGCAACCCAGTG AGCCGACCCAAGATGATGACGGAGAAGAACCTTGTGTGGGTTTGTGTTACTACAGGAAACTTATGAACCTTGAGAGCAAAATGGACGGAGAGAGACGAGAGAATGAGCCCATGCCT GAGGAGATCGTCTTCGAGGAACTGACCACCCACAAGCCCTGCGTGGGCCTCTGTCAATACTATCGATCCTTGGGCATCGAAAATCCCTACGAGAAGCGTCAAGTGAAGCGCTTTGCCTTGCATTCCGGTGGCTTCTAA